One Erpetoichthys calabaricus chromosome 9, fErpCal1.3, whole genome shotgun sequence genomic region harbors:
- the LOC114657983 gene encoding histone H1-like, which produces MAEVAPAPATAPAAAPNKAPKKKSSAKPKKSGPSVSDQIIKAVSASNERSGLSLAGLKKALAAGGYDVEKNNSRVKLAVKSLVGKGTLVQTKGTGASGSFKINKKRTEAKEKTAKKKTSPKTKKPVAKKPAAKKPKKAAAKKPVAVKKSPKKAKKPAAAKKATKSPKKAKPAAAKPKKPAKTAKKAKTTKSKVTKPKTVKKSAGKKK; this is translated from the coding sequence atGGCTGAAGTTGCTCCTGCTCCTGCAACCGCGCCTGCTGCTGCGCCAAACAAAGCACCGAAAAAGAAGTCGTCGGCCAAACCTAAAAAGAGTGGTCCTAGCGTGTCAGATCAGATTATAAAAGCTGTGTCTGCCTCTAATGAGCGCAGTGGGCTTTCTCTTGCCGGGCTGAAAAAGGCATTAGCTGCGGGTGGCTACGATGTCGAAAAGAACAACTCTAGAGTGAAGCTTGCTGTGAAGAGCTTAGTGGGCAAAGGTACGTTGGTGCAGACTAAGGGTACTGGTGCCTCTGGCTCTTTCAAGATTAACAAGAAACGGACTGAGGCTAAAGAGAAAACTGCCAAAAAGAAGACTTCTCCTAAAACTAAGAAGCCAGTGGCAAAAAAGCCAGCAGCGAAGAAGCCGAAAAAGGCCGCAGCAAAGAAACCCGTGGCTGTTAAAAAGTCGCCCAAGAAAGCAAAGAAGCCTGCAGCTGCTAAGAAAGCTACGAAGAGCCCTAAGAAGGCTAAACCAGCTGCAGCAAAGCCGAAAAAGCCAGCGAAGACTGCTAAGAAAGCCAAGACCACGAAATCTAAAGTGACCAAACCTAAGACCGTGAAAAAAAGTGCTGGTAAGAAGAAGTAA
- the LOC114657191 gene encoding histone H4, protein MSGRGKGGKGLGKGGAKRHRKVLRDNIQGITKPAIRRLARRGGVKRISGLIYEETRGVLKVFLENVIRDAVTYTEHAKRKTVTAMDVVYALKRQGRTLYGFGG, encoded by the coding sequence ATGTCTGGACGAGGTAAAGGTGGTAAGGGTTTGGGAAAAGGAGGTGCAAAGCGTCATCGGAAAGTCCTTCGAGATAACATTCAAGGCATCACCAAACCAGCAATTCGTCGTTTGGCTCGTCGAGGTGGTGTGAAGCGTATATCTGGCTTGATTTACGAAGAAACCCGTGGGGTGTTAAAAGTGTTTCTGGAAAATGTTATACGGGATGCTGTCACCTACACGGAACACGCAAAGCGAAAAACAGTTACCGCAATGGATGTTGTCTATGCGCTAAAGAGACAGGGACGAACACTGTATGGCTTCGGAGGATAA